The following coding sequences lie in one Metallumcola ferriviriculae genomic window:
- a CDS encoding sensor histidine kinase encodes MTRNYYKAVIILYITQLALIVLLINNSFMKRYNVLQPNNDDILELIFGIVTFFLIIAAIFLIRKLYTSGLEEEQHRLMRLKFEHIQEQNRLYRRHRHDIKNHLSVISNLAKEKEYEKLEGYLSQYVKSLDDSMISIETGLKELDVLLFSKVTEARQKNISVDFKCSTMIKSDKRYVLDLVSILGNALDNGIEACETMPEQSQGVITVQIGDDPLDYIIEITNTFTQSQIFTSEMLFSAGFSTRKSKHTGDGLAIIKRLTEKLDGEMLLDIQDSLFRLKIEIPKHRLEA; translated from the coding sequence ATGACCAGGAATTATTATAAAGCTGTGATTATACTATATATAACTCAGTTGGCGTTAATTGTTCTGTTAATCAATAACAGCTTCATGAAAAGGTATAATGTTTTGCAGCCGAATAATGACGATATTCTTGAGCTGATTTTTGGCATAGTGACCTTTTTTTTGATTATTGCCGCCATTTTTCTGATTCGAAAGTTATATACATCCGGTTTGGAGGAAGAGCAGCATAGACTAATGCGTTTAAAGTTTGAGCATATTCAGGAACAAAACCGCCTTTACCGCCGGCACCGTCATGACATTAAAAATCATTTAAGCGTTATTTCTAACTTAGCAAAAGAGAAAGAATACGAAAAACTGGAAGGTTATTTATCTCAGTATGTAAAGTCTTTAGATGACAGTATGATTAGCATCGAGACAGGTCTAAAAGAATTGGATGTACTTCTTTTTTCCAAGGTTACCGAAGCTAGGCAAAAAAATATTTCAGTGGACTTTAAATGCAGTACAATGATTAAAAGCGACAAAAGATACGTACTTGACCTGGTCTCCATATTAGGAAATGCACTGGATAATGGCATAGAAGCGTGTGAAACAATGCCGGAGCAATCCCAAGGGGTGATTACAGTACAAATTGGTGACGACCCCTTAGATTATATTATTGAAATTACCAATACCTTTACTCAAAGTCAGATTTTTACATCGGAAATGCTTTTTTCTGCAGGCTTTTCTACCAGGAAAAGTAAGCATACGGGAGACGGCCTTGCGATTATAAAAAGATTGACTGAAAAGTTGGATGGTGAAATGCTGCTTGATATTCAGGACAGTCTATTCAGATTAAAAATAGAGATACCCAAACATAGGCTGGAGGCATAG
- a CDS encoding C39 family peptidase — protein sequence MHQQETTYWCGPASALQAIDYIIDNNVPSQQQLANEWDPTNNKYGMNTDLYHGTTSPDMARAMNHWIDTTWYVARAEDNYENLWAKLVFAVDYRHPANILVNTQTLSWYNGKELTHFLTVRGWHDWSSGEREVDLVDPNWNDTYFGYQNYEPYDNVYSAVNSQSWRENIVY from the coding sequence ATGCATCAACAGGAAACAACTTATTGGTGTGGTCCTGCAAGTGCTCTGCAAGCCATAGATTATATTATTGACAATAACGTTCCGAGTCAACAACAATTGGCCAATGAATGGGATCCCACAAATAATAAGTATGGGATGAATACTGATTTATATCATGGTACCACCAGTCCAGATATGGCTCGCGCCATGAATCATTGGATAGATACAACTTGGTATGTTGCCCGTGCAGAAGATAACTATGAGAACCTTTGGGCTAAACTTGTTTTTGCAGTTGATTATAGACATCCTGCAAATATTCTTGTTAATACACAGACTCTAAGTTGGTATAATGGCAAAGAGCTTACCCATTTCTTAACTGTTAGGGGATGGCATGACTGGAGTTCGGGAGAAAGAGAAGTTGATTTGGTTGACCCAAACTGGAATGACACTTACTTTGGTTACCAAAATTATGAACCCTATGATAATGTTTATAGTGCCGTTAATTCGCAAAGTTGGCGCGAAAATATTGTATATTAA
- a CDS encoding LytR/AlgR family response regulator transcription factor, whose product MVIRTMIAEDNRWFREQLADEIASFNGIEVAFTAANGEEFLNVFEDIKPELVILDINMPKISGVEVARVIRKRSRDTEIIFITSYEQFMKEAFALYAADYITKPLDKKRLKQTLFRIKRKLNGNDKIIQFNTGETVEIVKQNELYFVEAYNKKTLVYTAAKVITANYSLKDMEEMVDKDLFFKTGRSYLVNLTKIASVRPSTRTSFAIFFKGKDYTAYLSKRLYQEFRIRLKEISG is encoded by the coding sequence GTGGTTATCCGGACCATGATTGCGGAAGACAACCGGTGGTTTCGGGAGCAATTGGCAGATGAGATTGCATCATTTAACGGGATAGAGGTGGCATTTACCGCCGCAAACGGTGAAGAGTTTCTTAATGTATTTGAAGATATCAAGCCTGAGCTAGTTATTTTGGATATTAATATGCCTAAGATTTCCGGTGTTGAAGTGGCACGGGTGATACGGAAACGGTCGCGGGATACGGAAATAATCTTTATCACGTCATATGAGCAGTTTATGAAAGAAGCATTTGCTCTCTATGCCGCAGACTACATTACAAAGCCCCTGGATAAAAAACGGTTGAAGCAGACACTGTTTAGAATCAAAAGGAAACTGAACGGGAATGATAAAATAATTCAGTTTAATACAGGGGAAACAGTTGAGATAGTTAAACAAAATGAACTTTATTTTGTGGAGGCGTATAACAAGAAAACGCTTGTTTATACCGCTGCTAAAGTAATTACAGCTAACTATTCCCTTAAAGACATGGAAGAAATGGTGGATAAGGACTTGTTCTTTAAGACCGGTAGGTCATATTTGGTTAATCTTACAAAAATAGCATCGGTAAGACCTTCCACAAGAACCTCGTTTGCCATTTTCTTTAAAGGAAAAGACTATACGGCATATTTGTCAAAAAGACTTTATCAAGAATTCAGAATCAGGCTCAAAGAAATTTCCGGGTAG
- a CDS encoding cyclic lactone autoinducer peptide, translated as MEFQKAGLLTAFSGLLAFVATLSTVTPNCIGWFYEPRKPETLLKTD; from the coding sequence ATGGAATTCCAAAAGGCGGGATTGTTAACGGCATTTTCTGGTTTGTTGGCTTTTGTCGCGACTCTATCAACGGTTACACCAAACTGTATAGGTTGGTTTTATGAGCCGAGAAAGCCTGAAACTCTATTAAAAACTGACTAA